The Musa acuminata AAA Group cultivar baxijiao chromosome BXJ2-5, Cavendish_Baxijiao_AAA, whole genome shotgun sequence genomic interval TTTAGGTTTAGATCATTCATTGTTCTTGCTATTTGTGTGTCAATGATTACACGGTTCTCCTGTTGTGTCAATGTCATCGCTCATTCACTGGAATGACGCGTTAGAATAGACTGGTTTTCTCTAATGTTGTGAAAATTGTTGTTATTAAGCATTAGAAAGAGTGTCACCTATCTCATGAATGACATTAGCAGAAGAGTAACATATATCTCCAAATTTAGCACTTCAGAAATTTCTTTTGAAAGATACAAATTCCAACGGAATCAAATTTCTTCAGTGTCATAAAGATTCAAAAGAACAGGAAAAGTTTCTAAATGACCTGATCAAAAAAGcctttcttccttttgtcatcaacacctGGTTCTGGCCAATGATCAAAAAGATGTTTTTGGCCCTCCCGTAACAACATCATGGCAAGTCCGATCTGATAAACAATAATAATAGTTATTAGCAAGAAATGACTGCTTTATTAGTCAGCCACTCAACATGAGTATGCTAAACCACCACAATTTTACAATAAAGAAAGGCTTCTTATTTATGTGATATTGACCATGAAGCCTAATTTCTTAACAATACTGTGTTGCTATCTAGATGGAGCATAAGTGACTTAGTtatgtatttttttatattaattttttttttatgtgcagTAGGTTTGGCTTAAATCATATGCATCAGAGAAGTACAACAGTTCATTATCCCATATTTTGCAGATATAAGCCCCGGAAATTATGCACAGGTAGAATCAGCACAAAATGATGCATGTGAATGAGTAGAAGTTGTTAGCACACACCCCAGTTCCCAGATCTGCTACCAAGAATGAAGCAAGAATCAGCCTATTAGCAACCAAGACCACATCGCTTGTGAATTTCCTTGAAGAAGCAAATAGAAGCACGCTAAATTGAACAGGACAAGTGTTCATGGACCGGTTGATATCCTACTCACTTCATGTCGTCAAACGAAATCCAATCCCGAGATTCAGAAGAAAATGCCGTAAGATCTAGAACTGGTATCTTAAGACTCAAGCAAGTGATCAAGATCTCATCTTTCATAACATTTCTGATCGGAGAAAAACACATAAATGTTGTACCAGTTAAGGCACGATAGTAACACAGCAAAAATTATAAGAGTTCAATGTCGGACCTCCTCAGAGGAGAGAATCCCGAGATTCCTCTGGAGATTTGGGGCCGACGAGGCCCAGCCGTCGGTTACGCTCAGCCCGGCGAGGCTCTCGACGGCATTATCCATATCACACCGAGATCCAACGCCGGCAGATGCGGGACGGagacgaagaggaggaagaaccgACCGGAAATAGGGAACGACGGTACATCAAATCCAGAGTATTGATCCTCTCCAGGAAGGCTTCGAAATGAAACCTCAGTGATCAAATCTTCGCCGTTAACTATGTGGTCCTCTCATAGTCCTTTAAATCTCTACGGTTAGTTTACAACGAATTAGTACAATATTTGAAGCCGATCCTCACTCAGATGAAACGTGAATGTGGTATATCCGATGGGGCCCAATGGTGGATCCCACGGATCACGAACGGGCAAAGGTCTTGTTCTCCTATCGCACCCGAGTGGGAGAACAGGGTTTTCCCTCAGAATTATGGTGGGTCCCAACACATAGTCATGTAATTTCACTACGGTTCGGAGATTGCGAGGGAGAAACCCTGTTTCCTGCCGGGGATGGCACAAGATCTTTTTGCGAATGCAGCGACTGCATCTACCTCACACGAGCCGCACAACACCAGAAGAAGCCTTGCCATAGGGTGGCCATCGTGGACCCCAACTCTCGCCCGGGCCGAAGCACCTTATAATTCAGTGCATGCATGCATACTATTCACATTATATCCTTCGAGTTATACAAAcgattaataaaaatatcataaacctCTATTAATTCTAATATGACCCGCCACATCTGCCTCACTTTAACAACCATTAACTATTGATAAtcaatattattttcaaaattttgaaatatttttttccgaaaaatattttaaaaattgaaaaataaataataataacaaatattttttataatatattaatcaCATTGAAACCATCTAAAATTCTCCGACTATACCTTCATggtcaaaaaataatataatataggtTTTCTTGTTGGAGGAATAAATATGAAAGGAAAAAGGATAAAAAGGTCTGCCCATTGTAGCACAGGAAACCAGCTGTTTCATAATGTTTAGTCAAGCATATTGATCTCATTTCCCTTTGGTAAACTTGTACAGTGTCTAAAGAGTAACATCAGGACTACTTTAATCACAAGCAACACATGGTTGGAAAAATATTTCTCAGCACTCACATGGATCCCGAACTTCTTTGCTTTTCAAGAGAACTCACCTAAATCATGCTTCCACAAAAAGATGCCACCATTTTAGAGAAGCTTCAACACCCTTGGTCAATACAACAGAAAAAGTGAAACTCAATGGCCAGTATATGTCTTAGCTGCATTGAATCTATCTCCAGGAGTTGAATATTATCCTATCAAAACTGTTTGCTACATCTATATAATTCTCAGAGAACAGAAAATGAAATTAATGCAGGGATCCTCTGAGCATTGGATGGTCAAAAATGAGCCTTCCGTTTCCGTGCCGTGTACTTTGTATCGGGAGGTACAGAATATCCTTTTTTTCTCATCTGTTCCTTTTTCTTAAATACCCATTCCTTTCCTTTCCCATTTTTGTTTATCTTCGCCTTCTTCCTTGGTCGGGTTCGGTCATATATGCCAACCTGCATCCAGAAACAAATGGATCATTGGGATATGATGACATGAAATAATCTGATAAATTTAGTTCAGGCCATACAAATAAGCTTGATTTGTTAGCATTTTACACGGTATTTCAACGGTCACAACAATTCACATATGCATCATTGGCGTTGGAATATATTACAAGAAGTTCCCCCTACAGTTAACACCAAAAACTTCATTCAAAGATGCACGTGTGGCATTTGGAATGTATTGCATGAAGTTACTCACATGACTGGCATTAAATTTTTTTGAGAATACataatagaaacccctctctataTGATTAGAAGAAAAAACAACAGCAAACTTTTTGGTGACTTTTAAAATCATAAGATGTGAAGAATTTTATGAGGTAAACCTCATATCAAGATTAAGATCCATTACAAGTCAAAGATGGGTTAAGGTTAAATCGGAGtgcgaagcaaaaaaaaaaatcttcttgaTGTTTAATAACTTGAAATTACTAACAAATACTGTAGAGAAGCATCAATAAGAAAGAACATCTAAGAGTTAATCTGCTAACAACTTTAAGTAAACTTGTCCAGAAGACAAATATTGTATCTGTCAACTATTGTAAACATATGCACCAAAAATTTCTAGTGTGCCCTTATTTTGGCCCAACACAAGGAAGCATTTCAAACTTAACAAGCCTATACGACcatttcaaattgaacctatatttcaaattaaaacttaaCAAACCCATATTTTTGTCTCTTAACACATATAACCACACATTTTATCTGTTAACACATATATGCATATGCACCAGATAATTCTGTAGAGTGTCGTATTTCATAGAAGACTAAGAAACACTACTGAATGCTTCAGCATTCAACTGTTACCACTAACTTATGACCTAAAAATTGTAGTATAAACTGTTTCTGATTTAAAACAGAAGGCCCTTGTTCTATCTCGCTTGCTGACGTGCTATAGCACTGAAGATAAGACAAGGAATCAACTCATCAAGTTTTTAAAGAACAGACAATATTGGCTCTATGGTTTTAAGGAACAAAAAGAAATGCTTCACAGACCTGAGAATGGTAGCAAAAAACGTAGGAAAtttcataaaagaaatataacaatagTTTCTTCATATAACTGTTTAAAAATCACAGTCTAAAGATCATTATGAATGTCATTCAGACAGTTAGACTTAATAAAAGTCTACTCACAGACAAGAATTgagaattgcacatcataaaagaATTATTATCACTATTTCATATTCTACCAAATCAAATCTTTCTATAATGATCTAGAAGAGAACAATGTAATAGAAATGGCTGACAATTCTTACTGTTTGATTTCCATCATCATCACTCTCCTCATCTTCACTGCACATCGCACCATCCTCACCTTTCCCTTTCGGAAGGTAACTTTGTACTGAAGGTGGACCACATGTCAGAACAAGATATGCTTTCCTTGCTTTTGAGCTGTGGTTAACAAACATTTTAGATAGAAGACCAAATCAATAACAGAATAGACATCAAATTGAGTACACCATGTACTGGAATTCTGAAATTAATACATCGAAACTTCTAAATGGATATAATATGAAGATCTCCTTTTGTTCAGAAGTCTCCAAGACCAATCTAAATACCCCTAAGATAAAAAATTTCCATGAAAGACTCATTTCTCCACTTCAATCCAATATTACAGTCATTATATTTTGAGAAATACACCAAGCTAGTataacaaataaaagaaaaaaaaaagctacgGTGTATTTTGCAAACACCTAATGTAGTTCAGAAGAATTATGCAAACACTGGGACTTCAGCCCTCTAAAATATTTCAGAAATATGATAATATTAACCTAGGAAATTAAGAAAGCACCTCTACAAGAACATGCAACTTGTAAATAATAAACAGCTTAATTATGTACCTATGTGGCCAATCAACAACAATGCCACCAGCAAAACCAGCACGCATGGCATACATCATTATCATCTCACTTTGATCCATGTTCTCTGCATAAAGTTGCAACACTGCTCTTGCTCCTCTTGCAAGACATCTATATAACGAACCAAAGAAAGCCCTAAAGGGCACAATGCAAATGAGTTAATGACACAAAATGACTGCAGATAAAAGTAAAATGAAGTGTTCTATCAAGTATCAACTACTCACTTTAGTCGCATCCTTGGTTCATGAGAGGACTTGTCAGCATAGCATAACCACTGAAAATACATATATAAGAAAATTAAAGATCGCTACAGGAGTTAATAAGTAACATGTATAATAAATCATACTGCAGCAGCATCACAAGTGTGCTCTGTTTTTAATGTTTTAAAATATCACATGTATAATAAACTGAAAGTGTAGAGGGCAAAGTTTTATTTTGTAATTCTACTGCGATCTCAACGGATTGGTATCTAGCAAAAACATAGCAATATAACTCAATTCTAAACTCTGAAGATCtgtataataaatttataaacatTAATCCTTTATGTAAAagccttctttctctctctatctcccttaactaaaaaaaaagacaaaattaAAAAACTTCACCAGAACAAGCATAGCTCAAAAGAAATAATTATCCAAAAAATTGTCATACATACACAACAGATCACAGTTACAGCACAAGATCATTTCATATATACACACAGCAATTAATTAATTAGGTAAATCTTCCTCTATGCTCTCAATGACTAACTTGTGTAACCGCATAAAACCTGCCACCAGTAGATGCTAGATTTTCTTGGAAAATGCCAATATGTCAATCAGAGCTagaatttatatatgtatgtatctcaTTAAACTCCTTATGAACATAAAAATCCAAACTCACTTTAGCTCTAGCTTGACACAAAAAactagagcattctttgatacatTTTAAATCAACAAAAAGATTATGTAAATGACACAAAAATCCATGTGCAACTCAGGCTTTTCCTTATGAAAAACTAAATCATAAACACAAAATCATTGAAATACAACTTAGCAATGGCAACCACGCAGGTATATCTGGAATAAACATGTACCAACAAGTCAAAATTAcggcacataaaaaaaaaaaaaaagaaacatcatTAGTAAAAATTATAATGACTTTTACACTACCAGAATCTTCTCAAACAAGCAACAACATATTACAACTGTTTTTGTGTGCAGGAAAAGAGATAGTAGGAAAAATAAAATTGCCAACCTGAACTGCTGAAATACTGATAGCACCATCAACTACTCC includes:
- the LOC135612866 gene encoding 18S rRNA (guanine-N(7))-methyltransferase RID2-like: MPRPEVQAPPEIFYNETEARKYTTSSRIIEIQAKISERALELLALPNDGVPRLLLDIGCGSGLSGETLSENGHHWIGYDISESMLNVALEREAEGDLLLADMGQGLGLRPGVVDGAISISAVQWLCYADKSSHEPRMRLKAFFGSLYRCLARGARAVLQLYAENMDQSEMIMMYAMRAGFAGGIVVDWPHSSKARKAYLVLTCGPPSVQSYLPKGKGEDGAMCSEDEESDDDGNQTVGIYDRTRPRKKAKINKNGKGKEWVFKKKEQMRKKGYSVPPDTKYTARKRKAHF